CCTGGTGGGCGAGTGGCTTTGTTTTGAGAAGGTTAACGAGAAAGACCCGGCTTCTGCCGGTGTGGTGTGGATGTGGCTGAAAGAAAAACAGCTCAACCTTTACCATGAATGGAAATAAGCCGGTAGCGGTTGCGCAACGCGCAGAGCGAAGACACATGAAGCGGTTGCGCAACGCGCAGAGCAACGACACATAAATGATAGCGCTATGGTCAGAAGCAACACCAACCGAAACACTTCGCTAGGCGCTATGAAGGTTCTGGGCATTGAAACCAGTTGCGATGAAACCGCCGTTGCCATTGTAAACGACGAACGCGAAATCCTTGCCCAGCAGCTCTGGTCCCAGCAGGAGCACGAAGCCTATGGCGGCGTGGTGCCCGAGCTCGCCTCCCGCGCGCATCTGGATCGGCTCGACGGCATGATCGCCGACAGTCTGGCCGAAGCCAACCTCACCTGGAACGAGATCGACGCCATCGCCGTCACCTCCGGCCCTGGCCTGATCGGCGGCCTCATTGTCGGCGTCATGACGGCCAAAACCCTTGCCGCCTGCCTGAACAAACCCCTTATCGGCGTCAATCATCTGGAAGGCCACGCGCTCACCGTCGGCCTGTCGGACGGCCTTGAACCGCCATACCTGCTGCTGCTCGTCTCCGGCGGTCATTGTCAGTGGCTGGAGGTCACCGGCATAGGTCGATACCGCCTGCTCGGCCAAACACTCGACGATGCCGTGGGCGAGGCCTTCGACAAATGTGCCAAGATGCTCGGCCTGCCATATCCCGGTGGCCCCTCGGTGGAAAAAGCCGCACAAACCGGCAACCCCAAACGCTTCAAGCTCCCCATGCCGCTGGAAGGCCGCAAGGGCTGCGACATGTCCTTCTCCGGCCTGAAAACCGCCGTGCGCAATCTGGCGCTGGAACTGAACCAAGGTAAACCACTGTCGGATAAAGACTGCACAGATCTCTGCGCCTCCTTCCAATACACCGTCGGCGAAAGCCTCGCCCAGCGCTTCCGTTACGCCGCCGAACAGACCGATGGCATCTCCAAACTCGTCATCGCGGGTGGGGTTGCCGCC
This bacterium DNA region includes the following protein-coding sequences:
- the tsaD gene encoding tRNA (adenosine(37)-N6)-threonylcarbamoyltransferase complex transferase subunit TsaD, which gives rise to MKVLGIETSCDETAVAIVNDEREILAQQLWSQQEHEAYGGVVPELASRAHLDRLDGMIADSLAEANLTWNEIDAIAVTSGPGLIGGLIVGVMTAKTLAACLNKPLIGVNHLEGHALTVGLSDGLEPPYLLLLVSGGHCQWLEVTGIGRYRLLGQTLDDAVGEAFDKCAKMLGLPYPGGPSVEKAAQTGNPKRFKLPMPLEGRKGCDMSFSGLKTAVRNLALELNQGKPLSDKDCTDLCASFQYTVGESLAQRFRYAAEQTDGISKLVIAGGVAANQYLRMRLLQECDALGWQLAAPPLKLCTDNAAMIAWAGLQNYKAGRHDDLMLTPRARWPLSDLMQA